The DNA region TTGGAATTTCAAACGATCTCCGTTTTAAGGAATACTTAGATGCTAGGGTTTTATCGAGCTTAAGTGAAGAGGAGGTAGTCTTTCCACCTTACGATGCTTCTCAACTTAGAGATATCCTAGAACAAAGGGCTAAGTATGCTTTTAATGATGGAGTTTTGGATGCGGCAGTTATCCCATTATGTGCCGCTTTGGCAGCTAAAGAGCATGGAGATGCTAGAAAAGCATTGGATTTGCTTAGAGTGAGTGGAGAGATAGCTGAGAGAGAAGGTGCAGAGAAAGTCCTTGAGAGGCATGTAAGAAAGGCTCAAGAAAAGATTGAGCATGATACGATGGAGGAGGTTATAAAAACGCTCCCCCTCCATTCGAAGCTTGTTCTCTACGCTGTTGTCGTTTTGGATGAGAACGATGCTTTGCCAGCTAATACGGGTGAAGTCTATGTGGTGTATAAGGAGATATGTGAAGCCCTCGATGTGGAACCTCTGACGCAGAGGAGGGTCAGCGATTTAATAAACGAGCTGGACATGCTCGGCATCATAAACGCAAAAGTCGTCAGCAAAGGACGTTATGGAAGAACAAAGGAGATTCGCTTAAATATTCCAGCATTCAAGGTCAAAAACATGTTTAGGAGAGATTATCACCTCCAATCTTTGCTGGCTATGGACTTCCTTAAGCAGAGGAGGTTGTTTGCATGAAAAAGCT from Palaeococcus pacificus DY20341 includes:
- a CDS encoding ORC1-type DNA replication protein; translation: MNNEQTYLDSLFEKYLHAKRIFKHKEVLRHSYTPKELPHRREQIETLAHILVPVLKGETPSNIFVYGKTGTGKTVTIKFVTEELKKASKKYSVPVDVIYLNCEVVDTQYRVLANIVNYFKHESGFEVPLVGWPTDEVYSRLKEVIDAKERFVIIILDEIDKLIKKNGDDILYNLTRINTELQNARVSIIGISNDLRFKEYLDARVLSSLSEEEVVFPPYDASQLRDILEQRAKYAFNDGVLDAAVIPLCAALAAKEHGDARKALDLLRVSGEIAEREGAEKVLERHVRKAQEKIEHDTMEEVIKTLPLHSKLVLYAVVVLDENDALPANTGEVYVVYKEICEALDVEPLTQRRVSDLINELDMLGIINAKVVSKGRYGRTKEIRLNIPAFKVKNMFRRDYHLQSLLAMDFLKQRRLFA